TCGGCGCAAAGTGGCACTACACCCACCCCTCCGAGATCATGGACGAGATCGCCTCCCTCACCCCACTTTTGTCCGGTGTCACCTACGAGCGTCTTGAAGGCTTCAAGAGCCTGCAATGGCCCGTACACCCCGACGGCACCGATACCCCGCTCCTCTTCACCAAAGAATTCAACTTTCCCGACGGCAAAGCTCGCTTCTATCCCATCGAATACATTCCGCCGTCCGAGGAACGCAATCAGACCTACGATCTCCACCTCAATAACGGCCGCCTGCTCGAACACTTCGAACAAGGCTCGATGACCAGTCGCACTCCCGGCATTCGCAGGATGACACCCGTGAACTTCGTCGAGGTCTCTCCAGAGCTCGCCGCCGAACGCGGCATCACCACAGGCACCTACGTCCGCCTGCGTTCTCCTTATGGCGAAGTCCAGCTTCAGGCCCTCGTCACCGACCGCGTCCATGGCAAGCAGCTCTACATGACCCTCAACTCCGTCAAAGAGCCGGTCAACGAACTCACCAGTAGTCACACTGACCGCGCCACTCATACCCCTGCCTTCAAAGAATCCGCAGTCTCTATGGAGGTCCTTCCTGAACAAGACGACACCGGTCGCAAGGGCAGGAAGAACCGAGGCCCTCTTGGTCCCGGAAATTTTCGCCTCGCAACTCGCACACCGCAGAACGGCGTCGAGATCGAACGCAAATGGGCCCGCCCCGACTACCACCTTCCCGGCACACGCCCCGAAGACAAATTAGTGCAGATCACATCCACCAAAGTCTGAATGGATTACTTGCCGTCACCTTGAACGCATCGAAGAATCCCTGTATTGGAGCTGAAATATGGCCGTCCCTCTCTCCTTCAAGCCGCAACCCGTTGATCCCCACCTTGAGCTGGAACGCCGCCTCGCCAGCGCTCCGCGCGAACACGCCGAAGCTCTCCTCGTCGTCTACGACATCCTCCAGGCTGCGCATGAAAACGGTACCCTCGACGCAATCCACGGACTCATCTATGCCCGCGACAAGATCGCCGGCCAGCTTGCCGAGGCTGCGAACACTCCTGAAGGCAAAGATGCTCTACTCAATTTGCTC
This portion of the Edaphobacter sp. 4G125 genome encodes:
- a CDS encoding DUF1641 domain-containing protein, which gives rise to MAVPLSFKPQPVDPHLELERRLASAPREHAEALLVVYDILQAAHENGTLDAIHGLIYARDKIAGQLAEAANTPEGKDALLNLLELGKIFASLDPKVLAPLTDAMRQSSDQHRQEKKTPSFWQIFRRATSEDGRRGLSFFTLLLTNFGKSLKA